A region of the Lates calcarifer isolate ASB-BC8 unplaced genomic scaffold, TLL_Latcal_v3 _unitig_5878_quiver_531, whole genome shotgun sequence genome:
aagctttattcatgatttttcatttatcatttgaTACTAATGTGACTGTGGGTGTTTCAGGTGATCCTCACCTGACCGTGTAGCTGCTGCGGTGGGCGGGATCTGTTACCCCGGCAACAAAGAGCTTCTTTGGGGGGCCGTCGGACTCTACCCCACCTGAAGGTTCGCAAATTTatacaaaaataagaaaaatggTCAGTCTGAAATTCTGATCTGGATTCAAACCAAAACCTCTGATCTAGATCAAGTTTAAGTCTGACTTACAACGTTAGTGCATGAAACAAAAAGcaattaacatttaaagaaagGCTAATTATCTGTTTTCTGCAGGGTTTGGATTTaattcttttcacttcaaaaatgAGAAATTATGGAACATGCCCCACACAACTGTATCTTAAATATTTCTCATGCATCtttagaattttaaataaaagaattagagaggaggagacataGCTCttgacaaaacaacaataaacttAGTTGTCAGTTTAGTAGGGAACTGGTAGCTTAAGCTGCATCAGTCCAATCTGACAGTCCTGAAATAAATCCTCCGTCTTTGaagttataatgttcagtttgtgtggAAACTGTTAAAGAGGACGTGATTAGGCTGagtgatcattttggaggctgttCCTATTATTCTGTCCACCCCATTAAAATCAGTGAGAGCAGGTTAAACCACAGATGCGCTGTTCAATACCTTTCCTCTTCAGTGGAGTTAGTGCCGGCCATCTGACAGTGGCGCTGACCGCTGGTCTGTcggacaaaaaacaaacatgtaaatacaaacacaaacaaccagcTCGCATTAAGTCCAGAACACCTGAGTATGAGTACCTGAACCTCCTGGTTGGACTTGGGGAGGAGTTGGGTGTGATGCCGCTGTCCTGCGACTGAAACCACTGGAGAAGAAAAAGGTGGAGATCAGAAAAATCAGTCAGCGCAAGACCTCTGATTTGGATTTATTCTTACAGTTGAGTTCAGTTTGATCTGGATCCAATAACACAGTCATCTGGACATACTCTGGACCATATAGTCTGGATTCAGTCCAATAATCTAATCTAGATTTAGTCTCAAGAGTCTGATTAAGGTCAGTCTGAAACCTCTGATCTGGATTCACGTAGACACTGATCAGTCAGAGCTTCTTAGCTGGATTTAGGTCTTATCTTGGAACTGGAAGTGCccaaaaaccttcaaaataagagccaAGCAGTGAAACAAGTTGGTGTGGAGATGCTCACCACTGAAGCATGGTCGTGccactgactgactggaggAACTGGGATCAGACTGGAAGCACTGGGAGATAAAGAAACAGGGGAATGGTTAatggttttagttttaaaccTCTGAAAGATGAACAgtgttgtttctgtctgtaccTCAGTCTCTGCAGACTACCTCTGAGCGTCATCTCCATGTTCTCCTCCTGaattcaacacaaacagatgggAGTTAACGTCCATGTCCGTTAAGACctcaagaagaagaaggtttATCAGAGTTTACTTGGTTAATAACAAGGTTTCTGCAGGAGTCACCAAATTAAAGACTGTTTAATACCATGTTCCAATATATTTTTCATGGTCACACTGGTGACAGAGAGTCGGAAATAAAGTACAATAATTTACTAACATTTATCAAACTGACTTAGATTTAACACATCTGAGATATTTATTAATCCAAATTAAAGAAGGTTACGAAAATTAGAACGTAACgttttcaaatttcaaaaataagaaactaaaatatttttaaatcttgaGATGAATTTAGATCATGAAGTGCAACTTTGTCTCAATGTTCACTTAAATATCAAATTCTTACCATTGAGTCTCGTTATTTTCATCCAGTTTTACAGACATATCTGGATTTTAGATCATGTTTCTGCTTTGGAAAACACTTAACATCTCAGTGtttgataaaatatataaagaagaTTTAGATGTACACGTTTTTTGTTAGATTAAAAGCCGTTAAAGCTATCGGACACACCTTTTGAATTTGAGAAAAATATGGGGGACTGATTTTGttcatttgaataaaacagaaacacaataatTTAGTTGTATTGAAGGAgcctgtcagactgtcctggATCGTCTCCAGCCTGTTCAGACATCAGGACAAAGACAGTGTTGTGTTGGAGTGaatgaacagagacagagaaatgttgtgaaggaggaagaagaagaagagctgaaCTCTGTCCGTCCTCACCTGCCTCTTCTGGTCCAGTCTGTCTCCagtcagagagaaaggagagagagggacgaGCTGAAAGAcgacaagaaaaacaaaaacaactgatgaAAGTCTGCGGGGCTCGACAagagaaaccaaaacaaaactcagtgttttctgtctctgcatgtaatcccagactgactccttacaagaaacaggaagtaactgTTTTTTAGCCTGTGTTTCTTTACGTTTTGGGAAATTAAATATGCTGAATTAACCATTAACAGCTCCTGTTATCATCGTATCCATGGACGTACAGACGACTATCACTGATTCACAGTGAgactgaagaaaagttaaaaacatgaGGATTCTGAATGACGTTCTGCAGCTATAAGAAGCAGCTTTTTCTTGATTTCTAGGCGGGTTTACTGAGACACTGACCTGTGAAGGACAGCTGGGGTTGATGGAAACGCTGCTTCGTCTGTATCGAGCCGAAGACACAGGGCTGAAGACCGTCATCGcatcactgagagagagacattaacaacacattcagatacagagagagagagggaaagagtctgTAAATTACAAACAGAGCAGGGGGATATAACTAttcacaaaatcacaaatatgatatttgattatttggacattaaactgtcaaaacagGTGAAAAATGTCCACCGCAGTTTTCTTAAGTCCAGAATGACATCTTCCAATGTCTTGTTTCCAGAAtacaaacatattcagtttctaacgacataaaacaaagaaaagcagaaaatccttgTGGAACCtgagaatatttggcattattgttaaaataatgaCTCAACCCATTAAACAATTATAAAAAAGCAGTAGGGAACTGCTATAAAAAAAAGCAGTTGCAGTTGTACttgtgtataaaaatataaataaatacctttgggcaaattaaatattttgttgttttctggagGGAAAAGTAAATAAACCTcctccaacaaacacacattaaaaattaTTGTGTTAATACGCTGTTACTTTGTTACTTAATTGTATTAACGAGGAAAAAATCAGCTCACTtcacaaatcaacaaaatatatcaTGAGTGCAACGTTTTTTACACAGTTGCACTTTTCTATTGTGGAAATACAAGCCAAACAAAAGTTTAGACATTATCTTTGTAAGTACTGTTTGGTGTTGTTAAACGTATGCCGAATTAAAAAGTGGCTCCTACAGGTTAATAAAATGTCCGACATGAGATTGTGTAACTTCCTGTAAACAAGACAGATTATAAATGCTGTATTTTTTGAATGGATTACAGTACTGCGCATTGGGGTGCAATACCACTGACCTGACACTGGTGATCATGGGGGCGCTGTTCGACCTGCGGAGTGCCCCGCCTCCTGCCCCGCCAGCTGCGCCTGCGCACTGGTCCACCTCCATCCGTTCCATACCTTGGTCCGCAGGCCCGGCGGTGGCAGCGCCAGTAGCCGGCCTTCGACCCTTCAACTGCGGCGTCGGGCTCTACTCAAGCCCGGTGGAAGCCCGACCCGCAGGCCTCACGAGCGGCAAACCCAGAGTCGCCGAGTCAGCGGGCTGAACACCGAGGCTGCCCGCTCTCTACCGCATTTCCCTCCAAAAACTAAAGCCCTTATCCGTGTGTGACTGCGGGTCTGATCGACATTTGTGATCCCGCAGCTGCGCTTCACTCGCCGCTGTCTCCAACGCAAATTTAACGGCTGCGTGAAAGCGAGTTAAAATACGAACCGCGCGCAAAAACACTCGCCTCAAAGTTTGGTAACTGCGGACGGTTAAAACTCACCCGGCTGTCCCGGCTTCACGGGGAACTTTTATTTCGAGTCCGCACAGGTGACGCGACTTTTAGGATTAGCTGTTGAGCTAACTTGGGTTTGCAGTAAAACCTCCAGTCAGAGATCAGAAAACCGCTGAGCAGGTCGTCCGACGCCGTCCAACCCGGGACCGGCCGCGGTCCTTAGAGAGAGTCGGTCACACGGTCCCCAGATGCACCGGGCTGACCACCCAAGACAGGCTCGGAGTCACCGATAATTAACAGTTTGAAAGATTTTTACAACATAGTCCTTCGCCAAATAGAGGTAGTTCACCAACTGTGAAAACAGCGCCCCCCTCCGGTCACTGAGAGAACTGCAACTCAAACACAGCAACACGAGCAGAGAGAAAGTCAAGCATCAACtttttcatgttacacacaACATGATCTTTAAAGCATTTCTATGGATGTTAAGAATAATTTAATCATATTAAATATCtaattatataataaatatataatacaaCTAAAttattgtaaagagatgcaaaacaacaacaaagagacacaaacaagtTGCATCA
Encoded here:
- the LOC108877241 gene encoding P2R1A-PPP2R2A-interacting phosphatase regulator 1, which encodes MERMEVDQCAGAAGGAGGGALRRSNSAPMITSVSDAMTVFSPVSSARYRRSSVSINPSCPSQLVPLSPFSLTGDRLDQKRQEENMEMTLRGSLQRLSASSLIPVPPVSQWHDHASVWFQSQDSGITPNSSPSPTRRFRPAVSATVRWPALTPLKRKGGVESDGPPKKLFVAGVTDPAHRSSYTVSVSQSTADSPPAGGVSPQSSPLSLSPPPSFTPFSSHQHPGH